The window cccaaagaactatttataAACAGATCCATTTCCCCTGCgtcctaataatttttttttttcccactatcTCTGTCTGGTTGGCGatgggctagaggggaggttaaaatgtttaagaatctTTATTAAAGAAAGCCCTGAAAAGTCAAGTGCCTACAGGAAGTGGCGCTACCAGGAAGTGTGGCTTtactagaggaagtatgtcattatGCGGGTGGACTTTGAGAgtgtcctcctggctgcctgtggaagactGAGTCCTCTCCTGGCtaccttcggatcaagatgtagaactctgggaCCCTCTAgcaacatgtctgcctggatgctgccatgattcttgccctgatgataatggactgaacctctgtaactaagctagctccaattaaatgtcctttaacagttgccttggtcacggtgtctctttacagcaatggaaaccctaagacaggcttGCATATCAGAATggttggtccccagttggtagaactgttttggGGTGATTAGGAGGTATaaccttgttagaggaggtgtgtcactgggtttTTAAAAGCCTGTGTAAGGTCCagtctctcttgttctctgcctTCCGCTTGTAGCTGAGATGTAAGCTCTAGCCACTGCTGCAGCACTTTGCCCGCCtctctgctgccatgcttcccaccatggtcaTCATGGGCTCACTCTCTGTcactgtaagcaaacccccaaCTAAAcgctttcttttacaagttgccttggtcatagtgtctcttcacagccacagaacagtgactaacacACCTGccaaggccagaagatggtgtcagagcagctggaactggagttacaggcacttggtGATCtaccaggaaccaaactcaggtcctctgcaagagcagcaagctcttaactgctgagtcatgtccCTATATTCCTCAGCACAACTATTCTCTATACCAATGTTTTTCCTGCCTGGGAAACCCAAGATGGAGAAAGTACCTCCATTTACCACCATAGTCCCTGGACCCTGCAATGGCTCTAGTTCCACAACCTTTTATGTGTTAGCTGGGGCTCTCCAGGGTATCAGAAGGGAAGGTATTTATTAGATTTGCTTTCAGGAGGATATGGGTTGGATAGTCCAGCAATGACTACCCACACTGTACAGCAGCTGAATACCTAGACACTGTCTAGTCCCAGTCTGCTACTGAAGGCCTGAGGGTCCCTAGAGAACCACTCGTCTTTAGTCTACCTTGGAAAGCTGAGAAAAGCTGGGTTCTGATATCAGTGAAGGAAGGTGGCAGTGGCGGAGGCAACAATGGAGTAGATACACTCACCAGCAAGAAGCAAAGGCCAGGAGGCATCACTGCCTTCCCCTTAGACTTTACTATAGCTGAGCAGACATTGGAAAGTACTGCCTACTCTGGGGGAAGGCCTCCCTTTAATCCTTCCTGGAGAGGCCCTCATAGGCCAGCCAGGCTGGTCTTAGATGACCCAAGATCCATATAAAATTGACAGTCAAGGCTAGCCAGCACATCTGTCAGAGGTTGGATTATGGCCCTGGGTCTGGCCCCTTGGCTGTGAGCTTTGGACAGGTATTGCCTCCTCATTTCAGTGGCCTCTGGGACTCTGTCCCTCCCACGTGCCTCCATGACCTCATCTCAATCCTACCCTTGTAAAAACAGTGAAAGTGGAGATGGAGTCTCTCCAGTCATGGTATGGGGGCTGTGGTCCTCTGTGCCATCAGCTCCCCACGTGCCCAGGCTGGAAATGGGGATGTCAGTGTCCTCTGTCATTGCCATAATCTCACTGTGAGATACAAGGTGGTATATTTGGAAGGTACTTCCTATATAACTCAGGGCAGAGTCTGTATGTGTCATAGGACCCTGAGCTGTGAGGATCTGAGAGTCAACCACCAGAGGAGGGAGTAGAGAGCCAGAGCCATCTATGAGGGTCCTATGTTTGGAAGCTCACCTGCCATCAGATTAACAGGCCCTGTGGTCACAGAATGGCTGCTTGATCAACAGACATTAAAGATAAGCCCAATCATAACCAGGGAGCAGAGATGTCATTTCTTTCTTGTGGCTCTTTTAAGGGAAGAAAATTCACGCCCAGAAATCCCTGTGGATTCACTGGAGGGGCACAGCCTTCTGTGAGATCTGAATCCAGGCTCAACTCTGGAGTCCAGCACAGATGagtcatctcagcactcaggaggttgaggcaggaggcagtcaggtttgaggtcagcctgggctacatagtgagaccctgttgcCCCTTGTCCCCACTCCAAAAGAAAGATATGAAGGGTGGGGCCCTGAGCTGTGCACCCCAGACCTAGCTCCAACACTGGGATGGAATAGGGGCCTCGGAATCCATGGGTGGGCattcttctgttgctgtggcaaCCATAGGTCCATTTGGGTGCTGAGGGAGTGAGTTTAAAGGGTTAGGAGGGGCCGCACACATGGGGGAACTTGGTGAACACCGGGCCAGTTTGCTCAGTAACCCAATCCCTGAGGTCAAGGCTTTGGGCGAGTTGGAGCAGGGACAGAACAATGACAACTTGGACTTTCAGAATGAGCCATTTGGGGGCCACTGGTTGCAGGGCTCTAACAGCATCACAGGGCGAACCAGAGAAGAACCAGAAGAGGAAATTCCCCCAGAGGAAATGGCTGGGGAAGAGTTCCCCAAGGCCTCCAATCTGGATGATTCTCTTAGACGAGATCTGGAGGTGGAAGTGGTTGAAATGAGGTGGGTGTTGGGGACCTAATGGGCAGGTAGGTGCCAAGGAGGCAGATGCTAACACACCAGTCTATCCTGGCCACCTTCATTGTCTTTTCCCTTGGAGACCCCCAGCTTCCCAGAGGCAGGGGACGCTGCTGCTGGTAGCTCTGTCCTCCTCTGGGTCCTGGTACTCAGTAAACATCGGGGAGAGAAGTGAGTGTCGTGTTCCCTTTCCTAACAGCCCCAGGAGGTGGGAGCTGACTTTTTCTGGTTCTGTGGGCTCAGGGCTCAGTTTCTGGACAGTGTGGAGCCTGGGTGACAGCAAACTCACTCAATTTTGAGGCTCCAGGGGCCCAGAGCTGACCAAAGGCTCCTGATGGGGGAACAAGCCTGCTCTGTAAGCTCCAAGACACGTCAAGGTGGACCAGCAGGCCCTGATGCCAGACTCTCTTGCAGCCATCTGTCGATCGCTGAGCGGACTCCCAGTGTCTCCACAGTCAAGGGCAGGAAAAAGAGGAACCGGAGGCTGATGGAGCTGTCGAAGCCTAAGACCAACTGGCAATGTCTGAAAGACAGGTGAGGGCTGGGGCCCAGGAGGCGGTGAGGCAGTAGGTGTCCTGGGCCTGTTGTGCTCTTCTGACACCTGGACACCAACCCATCACCCTTGTGGCACCTCGGGCAGGGCACCTAGAGAATAAATGGGCTGTTGGGAGGCATCAGGCAAGGCACCAGAGGTGGGATCCTTGGGTGGCACCCAGAGGACAGTGAGGAATCTGGGAGCCAGTTGGGGacccagaggcaaaggcagggccTGGGACCCTGTCTCATCGCAGGAAGGGGTGCTGTTGTAAGGGCTATGCCTGGATTTCCCCATACAAGACCAACTTGCAGTTCTGCCTGTATTGGTGAGTTGGGGTGTCCCCTCCCTCTGTCACCTGCCCATGTCAGGGACATGCGAGGCTCCAAGGATACACCTGAGCTGCCTTCTCTTCAGGGACCAAGTTCTAGGGGTGGAGGGCTCTAGAGCTAGggccatcctgcctctgccttcctgctgTGCACTAGGCCTGCTGTGCTGTGTCCCTGAGGggcccagctctccagctctctatACTTGGCTTTTCCATGTACCCCATCTTGGAACATGGGCCTCACTCTAGATAATCTGTGTTTCCCCTGGTACTCCGCAGCCCTAATCCAGCCTGACCTCCTGTTCCTCCGATTGCCCTTCCTGGTTCCCCAGCCTCCTGTCCGTTGTTCCAGGGCCTCAGGCTTCCCTTCCCTAGCAGAGCACAGGGCATTGGGCACAAGGCACAGGGCACCCTGCCCTGAGCTGCTCGGCTGTATTCCAGGCCTTCTGTATACTGGACCGAGCGATTTATCGAGGACACTACGTTGGCCATCACGGTCCCTGGTAGGTTCTGTATTTCCGGGGAAGCCTGGGTGTCCTCTGCCTGGCCCAGGGTCTGCTGGCTCCATTCAGTATGTGGCCACGAGCCACCTTCCTAGGCCACTCTCAGGACTCCagtccttccccacctccctgagTGGTTGGAATCCTGTGGGACTGCAGGGAGAGGGGTTCAGGGCAGTCCCCAAGGGTGAATCTGGGCAGGGCTAGTATTTGTATTACAAAGATCCCACCTTCCTTCCCAAATGGGATCCATCTTCTTTGAGCACGTAGGCTCCTTCAAATAAAGCCCCACAACAAGAGCTCCTCTGTGGATgagtgtagccaaggatgatctctCCTGGGACTCTAGACTcatccatccccccaccccaaccctagAAATCCTAGGTCAGCACCAACTTCAGACAAAAACCTAGTTTATGAGCCTCAGTGTTCAACTCCAGGGAGGGAGGAGCCATTCTTGCCCACTGTATTATGCCTGTGGTCGAGAACACTTTTGGCAAAGTGTCTGCCCATGTCTCTAGCTTGTGCCCCATGCCTGGACCTGTGGAGGGCTGAGTAGAACCGTGGGGTTGAGGGTGGGTCTTGCCGAGACCCAGTGTAGCTGTGGTGACCAGGCCATTTCTGTCCAGTGGTGTCCCAGCGTGTGGAGGAGCTTTCGAGGCCCAAGCGGTTCTACCAGGAATATTACAACAATAACAGGTGAGGGAGGGCGGGCAGGCGCAGAGGATCCGAGCCTCCTCTTGTTTTATTCTGAGAGGGGTTTAGGATGCTCTGCTTCTGGATATAGAGTCTCAAGAGCTCTAGCCAATGTCCTTTAGCTGTCTGACCTTGGCTTCGAGTGACATTGGCACTCATGACTGTAGGTTATAGAGGAGGGACCTGGAGGACCATCCATGCTTTCTGAAGCCTGTCCTTAGAGCCCCTCAGGCAAACCTTTGCTGTCTCTACACACTGATGGCTGAAGCGGgacctgtgccaccactgtgTCTATGCACAGCCCTGTTCTGTGTTAGTGCCATCGTATCAGCTGAGTAGGAGGAAGTCATGCTCACATGTAGCTTGTGATG is drawn from Mastomys coucha isolate ucsf_1 unplaced genomic scaffold, UCSF_Mcou_1 pScaffold4, whole genome shotgun sequence and contains these coding sequences:
- the Theg gene encoding testicular haploid expressed gene protein isoform X1, with protein sequence MGELGEHRASLLSNPIPEVKALGELEQGQNNDNLDFQNEPFGGHWLQGSNSITGRTREEPEEEIPPEEMAGEEFPKASNLDDSLRRDLEVEVVEMSHLSIAERTPSVSTVKGRKKRNRRLMELSKPKTNWQCLKDRKGCCCKGYAWISPYKTNLQFCLYWPSVYWTERFIEDTTLAITVPVVSQRVEELSRPKRFYQEYYNNNRTTPIWPISRSTLEYQASNRLKQLATPKVRNNIWSINMSEVSQVSRAAQMAVPTPRTLRLAQPRPPATLLEEWDPMPKPKPYVSDYNRLLQLATPKALSEKCVPDRSPQWEVLDVTKKAVASSRIISLAQPKIRKDLNEGYNPYYISPASLVAQASPRIYELAIPKHITKKV
- the Theg gene encoding testicular haploid expressed gene protein isoform X3; protein product: MGELGEHRASLLSNPIPEVKALGELEQGQNNDNLDFQNEPFGGHWLQGSNSITGRTREEPEEEIPPEEMAGEEFPKASNLDDSLRRDLEVEVVEMSHLSIAERTPSVSTVKGRKKRNRRLMELSKPKTNWQCLKDRKGCCCKGYAWISPYKTNLQFCLYWPSVYWTERFIEDTTLAITVPVVSQRVEELSRPKRFYQEYYNNNRTTPIWPISRSTLEYQASNRLKQLATPKVRNNIWSINMSEVSQVSRAAQMAVPTPRTLRLAQPRPPATLLEEWDPMPKPKPYVSDYNRLLQLAKFKHPDVGARQTAQRLRALAALPADRGSIPLSAHMAAHNRQ
- the Theg gene encoding testicular haploid expressed gene protein isoform X2, translating into MGELGEHRASLLSNPIPEVKALGELEQGQNNDNLDFQNEPFGGHWLQGSNSITGRTREEPEEEIPPEEMAGEEFPKASNLDDSLRRDLEVEVVEMSHLSIAERTPSVSTVKGRKKRNRRLMELSKPKTNWQCLKDRPSVYWTERFIEDTTLAITVPVVSQRVEELSRPKRFYQEYYNNNRTTPIWPISRSTLEYQASNRLKQLATPKVRNNIWSINMSEVSQVSRAAQMAVPTPRTLRLAQPRPPATLLEEWDPMPKPKPYVSDYNRLLQLATPKALSEKCVPDRSPQWEVLDVTKKAVASSRIISLAQPKIRKDLNEGYNPYYISPASLVAQASPRIYELAIPKHITKKV